The Streptomyces sp. WZ-12 genome segment GGTCGTCTCGGTGTAGAGCGGGATGGCGCTCAGGTCCGTACGGTCGACCGGTAGGCGCAGGAAACCGGCGTCGGCGGCGCCCTCGCGCAGCGCCCCGGTCGCCTCGGCGGCCGACACCTGGACCAGGGTGAGGGGGATCTCCGGCAGGCGCTCGTTCCAGATCCGCACCCACTTGGCGGGTGTCACTCCCGGTACGTACGCGAGCCGGAACGAGAGGGGTGCTTCCGTGCCTGTCACCCCGCCAGGTTACCCGGCGTGGCCGGAGCCCGTGGTCAGCGGCGGCGTCCACGCTCGATACCCTGGAACCATGAAGTCGCACCAGACCACCCAGACGATGAAGCCCGCCACCGCGGCGAAGAAGCTGGGTGTGTACCTCCAGGCCACCCCCGCAGAGTTCCAGGAGGGCGTGGTCTCGCGCGCCGAGCTCAACGCGCTCCAGGCGGATCCGCCCGAGTGGCTGCGCGAGCTGCGGCGCAGCGGCCCGCACCCCCGCCCGGTGGTCGCGTCGAAGCTGGGCGTCTCCATCTCCGGCCTGGCCCGCGCCGGGATCACCGAGGCGCTCACCACAGAGCAGATCGACGCCCTCAAGGACGAGAACCCGGAGTGGCTCCAGAAGGAGCGCGCCACCCAGGCCGACGTCCGCAAGGAGGCGCTCCGCCTCAAGGAGAAGAAGCAGGCCCACGACGAGGCGTGAGCGCGCCGTTACGGCCGGCGGCGGCCCGCCCCGCGGGCCCAGCCGGCGGTGGCCCGTCCCGGCCCGTCCCATCGGCCCGTGGCGTTCCCGGACCCGCTCGGACCGCAACCTTCCGGATGAGGGGCGCATGACGACCACCACGACCGTGCCGGTACTCGTCTACGACGGCGACTGCAGCTTCTGCACCACCTCCGTGCGGTACGCCGAGCGGCATCTGCGGCCCCGCTGCACGATCACCGCCTGGCAGTTCGCGGACCTCGACGCGCTCGGGGTGACGGAACGGCGCGCGCTGCACGAGGTGTTGTGGATCACCCCGGCGGGCGTGGTCCACGGCGGCGCCCAGGCCGTCGCCAAGCTGCTGCTGAGCGCGGGCGGCCCGTGGTCCGTCGCGGGAGCCGTCCTCACCCTCCCGCCGGTGCGTTGGCTGGCCCACGGCGTCTACCGCCTCGTGGCGAACAACCGCCACCGCATGCCCGGCGGCACCGCGGCCTGCGCCCTGCCGGCCAACGGCCGTCCGGGCCAGGGGCGTTGAGGACCCAGCGCGTCGCGCCATAGGTCAGCACACCTCGCGTCACAGCTCAGCGCATCGCGCACGCGCATCGCAGCGCGGCACAGCACCTCGCAGGGTGCGGGCGCACACGCGCACCTGAACGTGCTTCACGTCAAGACGCACCGCGCACCCCACAAGGGTGCGCGGTGCGCCCATGAGCGGCCGGAAACCCACAAGCCTGCACCCCATGAACCGACGGCCCGGCCTCCGCTCACACGGACCCTCCGCCGTCAGCCCCGGTCCCCCACCACCCGCCGCTCCTCCCACTCCCGGACGAGGGCCTGCACGGCGGACACCGCTCGGGTCACCTGCCGGCTGTCCGTGCGGACCGAGTTGGCGAACTCGACGTGCAGGAACGGGACATGGCGGTCGGCGGCCGCCTGCCCCTGGACGTTGGTGGTGCCCTCCAGGGGGCAGGAGCGGACCCAGGCCCGGCAGACCCGGAAGGAGCGGTCGGTCAGGGCCCCCGCGAGGAGCCGGCCGTCGGCGCGGCCGACGCTCCCGGCGCCGGGTGAGGCGATGACGTCGTAGTCGGGGGCGGAGTCGTCGGCGAAGCCGTGCACCTGGACGCCGGGGAGGCCGCGGGCGGCCAGCTCGTCGCAGACGGCGTCGAAGACGGTGTCGCGGCGGTGGGCGACGTCCGCCGCGCCGTCCCGCCCGGCGTCGCGGTGCGCCCCGGCGATGACCAGGATTCCCCCGGGGGAGCTCAACAGCGCGCGGGCGCCCAGCACTTCGGTGTGCTGGTCGGCGACCGGGTGCGGCACCTGGACCGACCAGCGCACCGGCGCGGAGAGGTCGACGTAGACCCGGCCCCAGCCGCGGGGCGCGGGGATCCGGGTCGAGCGGTCGGCGATCTCCGCGTACTCGCGGCCCGTCGCCGCGTCGACGTGGACGGTCAACGCGTAGTCGACGGTGGCCAGTCGGCGGGTGGCCTCGGCGCGGCGGCCGTCGAGGACCAGTCCGACGGCCCCGGCCACCGTCCGCCGGTCGTCGCGGCTGGGCTGCTGATAGCCGGTGCGCGCGGAGAACGCGGCGGCGTAGGCGGCGATCCGGCGGTCGAGCCGGACCGTCGGGGGGCCGCTCGGCTCCGCCGTCGCGCCCGGTCGGGGCGTCCCGCTGTCATGCGGGGCGCGGCCGCCCGAACGGTCCGCACCGCAGCCGACGAGCGGGGCGAGCAGGGCGAACAGGACGGCCGACAGGGCGGCGAGGCGGGCGGGGGACTTCCGGTGCGCAGTCATCGCGGACCCACGATACGGGGGATCACTCCCAGGCCCGGATCTGCCCGGTTTGGCATTCTTCAACCGATTGATCCGGAGATCAAATTCACTTTTCTTGAGGAAGCCACAACTCTTTCTTTACCCTTCGGGTCGCACGTATCCGGATGCCCCACGGCACCTCCGGCGTTCCCTCCCCAACCGGCGGAGGGACGTGCGGAATCCGGATTCGTGAAAGGAGTACAGGGTGGCCGCTTCGCGTCCGAAGCGACGACACAAGGTCCGCCGGCGAGCAGACATGTCCCTCATCGGCGGGATACGTCCGCCGATCGCCGTGCTGTCGGCTCTGCTGTTGACCCTCGCGGGAATCACCGCGCTCGCCCTCGGCGCCCCGGAGAAGGTCCGGGTGCCGGAGGCCGTGCGCACCTCCCAGCAGTACGTCGCCGAGGACGCCGCCCTCGCGCTGCGCGCCTCGCTCGACGAGTCGATCACCGACCTCACCCGCACCGCCACCCTGTTCAACCAGGGCCCGCCGGCCTCGCCGGACGCCGTCCTGGACAAGGTCGGCAGCGTCTACCAGAAGTGGCGCGGCACGGCCGTCATCGAGATCCGGTCCGGCAAACTCCTGGGCGCACGCGGGGAGAACGTCCCGCTGGCCGCCATCGACCGGACCCGGCTCGACGGCCCGGACGGCCTCGCCCCACGCCTGGTGCGGCTGCCCAACGGCGAGTCCCGGCTGCTCACCCTCGCCCTGCTGTCCTGGGACGGCCGGCCGCAGCAGCTGCTGATCGGTGCCAGCAGCCTGAACGTGCCGGGCGTCAGCCTCGGCGCGCACCGCGCCATCGGCGTGGTGGCCGCCGACGGGCGGGTGGTCAGCAGCCGTGGTGCGCTCGGCACCACCGCGGAGCGGGACCGGCTGGCGTCGTTCGCCCAGACCGCGGCGGAGCGGGCGAAGCAGAACCCGCTCACGGCCAAGCAGCCCGGCGCGGGCGGTTATCCGGGCGTCAGCGGCCACCT includes the following:
- a CDS encoding DUF5997 family protein, encoding MKSHQTTQTMKPATAAKKLGVYLQATPAEFQEGVVSRAELNALQADPPEWLRELRRSGPHPRPVVASKLGVSISGLARAGITEALTTEQIDALKDENPEWLQKERATQADVRKEALRLKEKKQAHDEA
- a CDS encoding thiol-disulfide oxidoreductase DCC family protein, which produces MTTTTTVPVLVYDGDCSFCTTSVRYAERHLRPRCTITAWQFADLDALGVTERRALHEVLWITPAGVVHGGAQAVAKLLLSAGGPWSVAGAVLTLPPVRWLAHGVYRLVANNRHRMPGGTAACALPANGRPGQGR